In Triplophysa rosa linkage group LG18, Trosa_1v2, whole genome shotgun sequence, a genomic segment contains:
- the rnf157 gene encoding E3 ubiquitin ligase RNF157 isoform X4 — MGALTSRQNAGVEEVDIPSSSVYRYPPKTGSYFASHFIMGGEKFESTHPEGYLFGENTDLNFLGNRPVVFPYNAPPPHEPVKTLRSLINIRKDTLRLVRCNEDMKLPGQEAGKSHSCYNIEFTFDADTQVAITIYYQAIEEFHNGVPIYLPQDSSLQSETVHFKRGVCQQFCLPSHYVNLSEWADEELLFDMDKEVFPMVVQAVVDEGDDLLGHSHVLLATFEKHMDESYCVKPLKQKQVVDGVSYLLQEIYGIENKYNSQESKVTEDEISDNSAECVVCLSDVRDTLILPCRHLCLCNACADTLRYQANCCPICRLPFRALLQIRAMRKKLSPLTPTGFNPVITSHTSDSEEHSASEHIPPGYEAVSLLEALNGPLNPSPSAPPLQGLTRGHVSGSVPTYGSDSHHTPARSLSPLEHSVNSSQNVKHKKSSTKSLSQSSSVLPEEEDEKSCSESEVQTCRRKLHVEQQESGVTPESDNLTLSSSGAIDQSSCNGTPLSSTITSPEDPVSSSLTQSVMSMASSHSQHSQISTDSLSSMSGSYMAGAEGEEVPETPADSRAPSHHEGEEIPNLEAKGHNFVAAIEEQDSEGNDVTEEDCGSPTKEQGLLYLDIYRHGRDPLTHHASTSNINLVEPEVTNEVSNPKNKSHRGHLAV; from the exons ATGGGAGCTTTGACAAGCCGTCAGAATGCCGGAGTCGAGGAGGTCGATATACCGTCCAGTTCTGTTTACAGATATCCACCCAAAACCG GGAGTTATTTCGCTAGCCACTTCATAATGGGAGGAGAGAAGTTTGAATCAACTCATCCTGAAGGCTATCTCTTTGGTGAAAACACTGACCTTAACTTCCTGGGCAACAGACCAGTAGTG TTCCCATACAATGCCCCCCCTCCTCATGAGCCGGTCAAAACCCTCCGCAGTCTCATCAACATCCGCAAAGACACTTTGCGACTTGTACG GTGTAATGAAGACATGAAGCTACCCGGACAGGAAGCTGGGAAGAGCCACAGCTGCTACAATATTGAGTTTACCTTTGATGCCGACACACAGGTCGCCATCACTATATACTATCAAGCCATTGAAGAGTTTCACAATGGTGTGCCAAT ATACTTGCCACAGGACAGCTCTCTGCAGTCAGAGACGGTGCATTTCAAACGCGGCGTCTGCCAACAGTTCTGTTTACCTTCTCATTACGTCAACCTGTCAGAATGGGCAGATGAAGAg CTTTTGTTTGATATGGATAAAGAAGTCTTCCCCATGGTTGTACAAGCAGTAGTGGACGAGGGAGATG ATCTTTTGGGACACTCGCATGTTCTTCTCGCAACCTTTGAGAAG CACATGGATGAAAGTTACTGTGTTAAACCTCTAAAACAGAAACAAGTG GTGGATGGTGTCAGTTACCTACTGCAAGAGATCTATGGAATTGAGAACAAATACAACAGTCAGGAATCAAAG gTTACTGAAGATGAGATCAGTGACAACAGTGCTGAATGTGTAGTGTGTTTGTCTGATGTGCGGGACACACTTATCCTACCCTGCAGACACCTGTGCCTGTGCAACGCCTGCGCAGACACACTGCGTTACCAGGCCAACTGTTGCCCCATCTGTCGACTAC CATTCCGCGCTCTTCTGCAGATCCGAGCGATGAGGAAAAAATTGAGCCCGCTCACCCCAACCGGATTCAACCCCGTCATTACTTCCCACACCTCAGACTCAGAGGAGCATTCG GCATCAGAGCACATCCCACCAGGCTATGAAGCTGTGTCCCTGTTAGAGGCCTTGAATGGGCCCCTGAACCCGTCTCCATCTGCTCCTCCGCTGCAGGGGCTCACCAGGGGCCATGTTTCTGGATCTGTGCCCACATATGGCAGCGATAGCCACCACACGCCTGCACGCTCCCTCTCTCCACTAGAACACTCTGTCAATTCCAGCCAgaatgtaaaacacaaaaaaagtagCACTAA ATCCCTTTCCCAGAGTTCTTCAGTGCTTCCTGAGGAAGAAGATGAGAAATCATGCAGTGAGTctgaagtgcaaacgtgtagaAGAAAACTACATGTAGAGCAGCAAGAG tctgGGGTAACCCCAGAAAGTGACAACCTCACCCTGTCATCCTCGGGGGCAATAGATCAGTCGTCCTGCAATGGGACGCCCCTCTCCTCCACTATCACCTCTCCAGAGG ATCCAGTAAGCAGCAgcctgacccagtctgtgatgTCGATGGCATCCTCTCATAGTCAGCATTCACAAATCAGTACCGACTCACTTTCTTCCATGTCTGGATCTTACATGGCTGGGGCCGAGGGAGAGGAGGTACCTGAGACACCTGCAGACAGCAGGGCCCCATCCCACCATGAGGGTGAG GAAATCCCAAATTTGGAGGCAAAAGGGCATAACTTTGTGGCTGCCATAGAAGAACAGGATTCAGAG ggaaatgatgtcacagaagaaGATTGTGGATCTCCCACCAAAGAACAGG
- the rnf157 gene encoding E3 ubiquitin ligase RNF157 isoform X3: MGALTSRQNAGVEEVDIPSSSVYRYPPKTGSYFASHFIMGGEKFESTHPEGYLFGENTDLNFLGNRPVVFPYNAPPPHEPVKTLRSLINIRKDTLRLVRCNEDMKLPGQEAGKSHSCYNIEFTFDADTQVAITIYYQAIEEFHNGVPIYLPQDSSLQSETVHFKRGVCQQFCLPSHYVNLSEWADEELLFDMDKEVFPMVVQAVVDEGDDLLGHSHVLLATFEKHMDESYCVKPLKQKQVVDGVSYLLQEIYGIENKYNSQESKVTEDEISDNSAECVVCLSDVRDTLILPCRHLCLCNACADTLRYQANCCPICRLPFRALLQIRAMRKKLSPLTPTGFNPVITSHTSDSEEHSASEHIPPGYEAVSLLEALNGPLNPSPSAPPLQGLTRGHVSGSVPTYGSDSHHTPARSLSPLEHSVNSSQNVKHKKSSTKSLSQSSSVLPEEEDEKSCSESEVQTCRRKLHVEQQESGVTPESDNLTLSSSGAIDQSSCNGTPLSSTITSPEDPVSSSLTQSVMSMASSHSQHSQISTDSLSSMSGSYMAGAEGEEVPETPADSRAPSHHEGEEIPNLEAKGHNFVAAIEEQDSEGNDVTEEDCGSPTKEQGGRRRSEVPCPEFDNNNQGQSDTHIMTGLDNEQPPDGRFADEDSCPVDIEE; encoded by the exons ATGGGAGCTTTGACAAGCCGTCAGAATGCCGGAGTCGAGGAGGTCGATATACCGTCCAGTTCTGTTTACAGATATCCACCCAAAACCG GGAGTTATTTCGCTAGCCACTTCATAATGGGAGGAGAGAAGTTTGAATCAACTCATCCTGAAGGCTATCTCTTTGGTGAAAACACTGACCTTAACTTCCTGGGCAACAGACCAGTAGTG TTCCCATACAATGCCCCCCCTCCTCATGAGCCGGTCAAAACCCTCCGCAGTCTCATCAACATCCGCAAAGACACTTTGCGACTTGTACG GTGTAATGAAGACATGAAGCTACCCGGACAGGAAGCTGGGAAGAGCCACAGCTGCTACAATATTGAGTTTACCTTTGATGCCGACACACAGGTCGCCATCACTATATACTATCAAGCCATTGAAGAGTTTCACAATGGTGTGCCAAT ATACTTGCCACAGGACAGCTCTCTGCAGTCAGAGACGGTGCATTTCAAACGCGGCGTCTGCCAACAGTTCTGTTTACCTTCTCATTACGTCAACCTGTCAGAATGGGCAGATGAAGAg CTTTTGTTTGATATGGATAAAGAAGTCTTCCCCATGGTTGTACAAGCAGTAGTGGACGAGGGAGATG ATCTTTTGGGACACTCGCATGTTCTTCTCGCAACCTTTGAGAAG CACATGGATGAAAGTTACTGTGTTAAACCTCTAAAACAGAAACAAGTG GTGGATGGTGTCAGTTACCTACTGCAAGAGATCTATGGAATTGAGAACAAATACAACAGTCAGGAATCAAAG gTTACTGAAGATGAGATCAGTGACAACAGTGCTGAATGTGTAGTGTGTTTGTCTGATGTGCGGGACACACTTATCCTACCCTGCAGACACCTGTGCCTGTGCAACGCCTGCGCAGACACACTGCGTTACCAGGCCAACTGTTGCCCCATCTGTCGACTAC CATTCCGCGCTCTTCTGCAGATCCGAGCGATGAGGAAAAAATTGAGCCCGCTCACCCCAACCGGATTCAACCCCGTCATTACTTCCCACACCTCAGACTCAGAGGAGCATTCG GCATCAGAGCACATCCCACCAGGCTATGAAGCTGTGTCCCTGTTAGAGGCCTTGAATGGGCCCCTGAACCCGTCTCCATCTGCTCCTCCGCTGCAGGGGCTCACCAGGGGCCATGTTTCTGGATCTGTGCCCACATATGGCAGCGATAGCCACCACACGCCTGCACGCTCCCTCTCTCCACTAGAACACTCTGTCAATTCCAGCCAgaatgtaaaacacaaaaaaagtagCACTAA ATCCCTTTCCCAGAGTTCTTCAGTGCTTCCTGAGGAAGAAGATGAGAAATCATGCAGTGAGTctgaagtgcaaacgtgtagaAGAAAACTACATGTAGAGCAGCAAGAG tctgGGGTAACCCCAGAAAGTGACAACCTCACCCTGTCATCCTCGGGGGCAATAGATCAGTCGTCCTGCAATGGGACGCCCCTCTCCTCCACTATCACCTCTCCAGAGG ATCCAGTAAGCAGCAgcctgacccagtctgtgatgTCGATGGCATCCTCTCATAGTCAGCATTCACAAATCAGTACCGACTCACTTTCTTCCATGTCTGGATCTTACATGGCTGGGGCCGAGGGAGAGGAGGTACCTGAGACACCTGCAGACAGCAGGGCCCCATCCCACCATGAGGGTGAG GAAATCCCAAATTTGGAGGCAAAAGGGCATAACTTTGTGGCTGCCATAGAAGAACAGGATTCAGAG ggaaatgatgtcacagaagaaGATTGTGGATCTCCCACCAAAGAACAGG
- the rnf157 gene encoding E3 ubiquitin ligase RNF157 isoform X2 encodes MGALTSRQNAGVEEVDIPSSSVYRYPPKTGSYFASHFIMGGEKFESTHPEGYLFGENTDLNFLGNRPVVFPYNAPPPHEPVKTLRSLINIRKDTLRLVRCNEDMKLPGQEAGKSHSCYNIEFTFDADTQVAITIYYQAIEEFHNGVPIYLPQDSSLQSETVHFKRGVCQQFCLPSHYVNLSEWADEELLFDMDKEVFPMVVQAVVDEGDDLLGHSHVLLATFEKHMDESYCVKPLKQKQVVDGVSYLLQEIYGIENKYNSQESKVTEDEISDNSAECVVCLSDVRDTLILPCRHLCLCNACADTLRYQANCCPICRLPFRALLQIRAMRKKLSPLTPTGFNPVITSHTSDSEEHSASEHIPPGYEAVSLLEALNGPLNPSPSAPPLQGLTRGHVSGSVPTYGSDSHHTPARSLSPLEHSVNSSQNVKHKKSSTKSLSQSSSVLPEEEDEKSCSESEVQTCRRKLHVEQQESGVTPESDNLTLSSSGAIDQSSCNGTPLSSTITSPEDPVSSSLTQSVMSMASSHSQHSQISTDSLSSMSGSYMAGAEGEEVPETPADSRAPSHHEGEEIPNLEAKGHNFVAAIEEQDSEGNDVTEEDCGSPTKEQGGRRRSEVPCPEFDNNNQGQSDTHIMTGLDNEQPPDGRFAGEWQPLEHGLSDWKQLDEDSCPVDIEE; translated from the exons ATGGGAGCTTTGACAAGCCGTCAGAATGCCGGAGTCGAGGAGGTCGATATACCGTCCAGTTCTGTTTACAGATATCCACCCAAAACCG GGAGTTATTTCGCTAGCCACTTCATAATGGGAGGAGAGAAGTTTGAATCAACTCATCCTGAAGGCTATCTCTTTGGTGAAAACACTGACCTTAACTTCCTGGGCAACAGACCAGTAGTG TTCCCATACAATGCCCCCCCTCCTCATGAGCCGGTCAAAACCCTCCGCAGTCTCATCAACATCCGCAAAGACACTTTGCGACTTGTACG GTGTAATGAAGACATGAAGCTACCCGGACAGGAAGCTGGGAAGAGCCACAGCTGCTACAATATTGAGTTTACCTTTGATGCCGACACACAGGTCGCCATCACTATATACTATCAAGCCATTGAAGAGTTTCACAATGGTGTGCCAAT ATACTTGCCACAGGACAGCTCTCTGCAGTCAGAGACGGTGCATTTCAAACGCGGCGTCTGCCAACAGTTCTGTTTACCTTCTCATTACGTCAACCTGTCAGAATGGGCAGATGAAGAg CTTTTGTTTGATATGGATAAAGAAGTCTTCCCCATGGTTGTACAAGCAGTAGTGGACGAGGGAGATG ATCTTTTGGGACACTCGCATGTTCTTCTCGCAACCTTTGAGAAG CACATGGATGAAAGTTACTGTGTTAAACCTCTAAAACAGAAACAAGTG GTGGATGGTGTCAGTTACCTACTGCAAGAGATCTATGGAATTGAGAACAAATACAACAGTCAGGAATCAAAG gTTACTGAAGATGAGATCAGTGACAACAGTGCTGAATGTGTAGTGTGTTTGTCTGATGTGCGGGACACACTTATCCTACCCTGCAGACACCTGTGCCTGTGCAACGCCTGCGCAGACACACTGCGTTACCAGGCCAACTGTTGCCCCATCTGTCGACTAC CATTCCGCGCTCTTCTGCAGATCCGAGCGATGAGGAAAAAATTGAGCCCGCTCACCCCAACCGGATTCAACCCCGTCATTACTTCCCACACCTCAGACTCAGAGGAGCATTCG GCATCAGAGCACATCCCACCAGGCTATGAAGCTGTGTCCCTGTTAGAGGCCTTGAATGGGCCCCTGAACCCGTCTCCATCTGCTCCTCCGCTGCAGGGGCTCACCAGGGGCCATGTTTCTGGATCTGTGCCCACATATGGCAGCGATAGCCACCACACGCCTGCACGCTCCCTCTCTCCACTAGAACACTCTGTCAATTCCAGCCAgaatgtaaaacacaaaaaaagtagCACTAA ATCCCTTTCCCAGAGTTCTTCAGTGCTTCCTGAGGAAGAAGATGAGAAATCATGCAGTGAGTctgaagtgcaaacgtgtagaAGAAAACTACATGTAGAGCAGCAAGAG tctgGGGTAACCCCAGAAAGTGACAACCTCACCCTGTCATCCTCGGGGGCAATAGATCAGTCGTCCTGCAATGGGACGCCCCTCTCCTCCACTATCACCTCTCCAGAGG ATCCAGTAAGCAGCAgcctgacccagtctgtgatgTCGATGGCATCCTCTCATAGTCAGCATTCACAAATCAGTACCGACTCACTTTCTTCCATGTCTGGATCTTACATGGCTGGGGCCGAGGGAGAGGAGGTACCTGAGACACCTGCAGACAGCAGGGCCCCATCCCACCATGAGGGTGAG GAAATCCCAAATTTGGAGGCAAAAGGGCATAACTTTGTGGCTGCCATAGAAGAACAGGATTCAGAG ggaaatgatgtcacagaagaaGATTGTGGATCTCCCACCAAAGAACAGG